The Erigeron canadensis isolate Cc75 chromosome 4, C_canadensis_v1, whole genome shotgun sequence genome window below encodes:
- the LOC122597800 gene encoding probable E3 ubiquitin-protein ligase ZFP1: protein MGQRNMLYMGPMLETEHGHLQPEPCIVPYGGISSFPQPTSNPTILPPPGTRTSFNPQHLPENHGPLSHEIAQYNGLDHHHHGNNVFMTPPGARVFPVAVNHGMQDQLPFSSVRGSFENGQFLDGFKRKNAEGFLGNIQYFYPAPGSSSSVAIPMNTEVTMMDGPSLVMEPAVHRSARNRGSSAIGVDPVLAHSSSHLMPGNYGGQHLQAVPNPWLDQQFCGNSSDTGSFSWNHGPGIPYLQGPINGGGMEAANAGLHGYQVAPSNRNPTAFVHPSTITPHQGPHSLHHPPPPPMPTMQGHNMDFHSQLASTSRRLPSNSTINPFQSGIDTGPRFAGPTPPTGLRVFRPHRRDMVVEATARHRGFPHLRVLPEDGVAILDISGYHEVGHSVDHHRDMRLDIDHMSYEELLALGEQIGSVGSGLSDDFILEHLKSRVFTSSKSSSEPEDASSTDLELNSCVICQTNYDDQEQIGVLDCGHEYHAECVKKWLVVKNTCPICKSTGLAAQAKES from the exons ATGGGGCAACGAAATATGTTGTATATGGGTCCAATGCTTGAAACAGAACATGGTCATCTCCAACCCGAACCATGTATAGTACCTTATGGTGGTATATCGAGTTTTCCGCAGCCTACTAGTAATCCAACCATATTACCACCTCCTGGAACCCGAACTTCTTTCAATCCTCAACACCTGCCTGAAAATCATGGACCTCTGTCACATGAAATCGCTCAATACAATGGtcttgatcatcatcatcatggtAACAATGTGTTTATGACTCCTCCTGGTGCTCGTGTATTTCCTGTTGCAGTTAATCACGGGATGCAAGATCAGTTACCATTTTCTAGCGTTCGTGGAAGCTTTGAAAATGGACAGTTTTTGGATGGATTTAAACGAAAGAATGCTGAAGGATTCTTAGGAAACATTCAGTATTTCTATCCGGCACCTGGCTCGAGTTCTTCAGTTGCCATCCCCATGAACACAGAGGTAACAATGATGGATGGCCCATCATTAGTCATGGAACCTGCAGTCCATAGAAGTGCGAGAAACAGAGGTTCAAGTGCTATTGGCGTTGACCCAGTTTTGGCTCATAGTAGTAGCCATTTGATGCCTGGAAACTATGGTGGTCAGCACCTTCAAGCAGTACCTAACCCATGGCTGGATCAGCAGTTTTGTGGTAATAGTAGTGATACCGGTTCCTTTTCATGGAATCATGGTCCCGGAATACCTTATCTCCAAG GACCTATCAACGGAGGTGGTATGGAGGCTGCAAACGCTGGGTTACATGGGTACCAAGTCGCACCCAGCAATAGAAACCCCACGGCCTTTGTTCACCCGTCTACTATCACGCCTCATCAGGGGCCCCACAGTCTTCACCacccaccaccgccaccaatGCCTACAATGCAAGGCCACAACATGGACTTTCATTCTCAATTGGCATCTACTTCACGCAGACTTCCATCAAACAGCACAATAAATCCTTTTCAAAGTGGGATAGATACAGGGCCTAGATTTGCGGGTCCCACGCCGCCAACTGGTCTAAGAGTTTTTCGGCCTCATCGACGGGACATGGTGGTTGAGGCAACTGCACGGCATCGGGGCTTTCCCCACTTGAGAGTTCTCCCGGAAGAT GGGGTTGCAATCCTTGATATATCTGGTTATCATGAAGTAGGACATTCCGTTGACCATCATAGAGACATGCGTTTGGACATAGATCACATGTCTTATGAG GAGCTTCTTGCACTTGGCGAACAGATCGGCAGTGTGGGCTCAGGCTTGTCAGATGATTTTATTCTAGAACATCTAAAATCACGAGTATTTACTTCATCCAAATCTTCTTCTGAGCCTGAAGATGCATCTTCCACTGATTTAGAACTTAATTCTTGTGTAATTTGTCAG ACAAATTATGACGATCAAGAACAGATTGGGGTGCTAGATTGTGGGCATGAGTATCATGCTGAATGTGTTAAGAAGTGGTTGGTCGTTAAGAACACCTGTCCAATTTGCAAATCCACGGGACTTGCTGCACAAGCGAAGGAGTCATAA
- the LOC122598683 gene encoding glutamate receptor 2.8-like: MHNFNSYLIYLVAFSLPLFLLQASLTTGTLATTTEVKHNTGLTRIGAILDQTSRPGKEAKVAIEIAIQDFYNKTSQRSVLYLQNSRSKPIHAAIAAKELLDKQNVEAILGAHTWQEASAIAEVISEADPDIPLFLSLAKTIPLQATNQWPFFIQGVPTESLQMNAVAAILQSWGIRQVTLIYETSMASIISHLSQALQEAHAELTNILPLASGSSFLDEKLKVLKKQQRKVFIIHTSLELGVCLFQAAKKMEMTGNGFVWITTNEITDHFHSISSGNISSLKGMVGVKTYFQETKWDFRKRFRDQFRSDYPKEKQEEPGIFAVQAYDAVKLLKQKLDNLDTVRPVLANIVEIVCMIGKGYHSVYWTEGLGFSETVADEINGAPTYNHFIHNVGPAMWPVQPWYAHRRRRNLAETSEVRMRVGVPGRSLFKQFVNVKYDTEKNQTMFNGFVIAVFDEMMRGMKLPYDYIPFYGSYDELIKQIPAEKFDAVAGDVTIMESKHDYADFTQPYTESGLEMIVPVRSRLSNHPWLFMKPFTAQMWWLIAAITLYNGFVIWLIERTYCDYLQGSVINQIGIVIWLAFTTLFTLRGDKLHSNLSRMAVVMWLFVALIITQSYTASLASMLTAQRLEPTITSVEVLRNMNATVGYCNGSLVNHYLKDVLGFKSFKVKSYNSTQRYAEGLNSGEIAAMFLEVPAAKVFLAQYCKSFIRTGETFKVGGFGFAFPKRFTWLSEANKALMNVSESGRLKTLEDAYLISEKCEDEESFPNEDESLSPRSFKVLLALTGGSSTVAVVTYIIMSIKEFKASNPQLTGFTLISEFIIDQMRKSSGVTVNAESNTDRSDVTSQWSPVHVNHL, translated from the exons ATGCATAATTTTAATAGTTACCTCATATATTTGGTTGCTTTCTCATTGCCATTGTTTCTTCTGCAAGCATCACTGACCACCGGAACCTTAGCTACAACAACGGAAGTCAAACACAATACAGGGCTCACTAGGATTGGTGCCATTCTTGATCAAACATCTAGGCCTGGTAAAGAGGCCAAAGTGGCTATTGAGATAGCAATTCAAGATTTCTACAACAAAACTAGTCAGCGTTCGGTTTTATATCTTCAAAACTCTCGAAGCAAGCCTATCCACGCAGCTATTGCAG CAAAAGAACTTCTTGATAAACAGAATGTGGAAGCCATTTTAGGAGCTCATACATGGCAAGAAGCGTCTGCAATAGCCGAGGTTATCAGTGAAGCTGATCCTGACATCCCCCTTTTTCTTTCATTAGCTAAGACAATTCCACTGCAAGCAACAAATCAATGGCCATTTTTCATTCAAGGCGTTCCAACAGAATCACTGCAGATGAATGCAGTGGCTGCAATTCTTCAGTCATGGGGTATACGACAAGTTACCCTCATATACGAAACCTCAATGGCATCAATCATCTCTCATCTTTCTCAGGCCTTACAAGAAGCGCATGCCGAGCTAACTAATATCTTACCACTTGCATCTGGTTCATCTTTTTTAGATGAAAAACTGAAGGTACTGAAGAAACAACAACGTAAAGTCTTCATCATTCACACATCTTTGGAACTTGGAGTTTGCCTATTTCAGGCTGCCAAGAAGATGGAAATGACTGGAAACGGGTTTGTGTGGATCACAACAAATGAAATCACAGATCATTTTCATTCCATTAGTTCCGGCAATATTTCATCACTAAAAGGTATGGTTGGGGTCAAAACATACTTCCAAGAAACCAAATGGGATTTCAGAAAAAGATTCCGTGATCAATTTCGTTCTGATTACCCAAAAGAAAAGCAGGAAGAGCCCGGTATTTTTGCTGTCCAAGCATATGATGCTGTGAAGTTGCTAAAACAAAAACTGGATAACTTAGATACCGTGAGACCAGTTTTGGCGAATATAGTGGAGATTGTTTGTATGATAGGAAAGGGATATCACAGTGTGTACTGGACTGAAGGATTGGGGTTTTCAGAGACAGTGGCAGATGAAATAAATGGAGCTCCCACTTACAACCATTTTATACATAATGTTGGACCAGCTATGTGGCCAGTTCAACCATGGTATGCTCATAGACGTCGCAGGAATCTAGCTGAAACTTCAGAGGTTCGGATGAGGGTTGGTGTTCCCGGTCGATCATTGTTTAAGCAATTTGTGAATGTAAAGTATGATACCGAGAAGAATCAAACTATGTTTAATGGGTTCGTAATTGCTGTTTTTGATGAAATGATGAGAGGAATGAAACTGCCATATGATTATATTCCATTCTATGGTTCTTATGATGAACTTATTAAACAAATACCTGCAGAG AAGTTTGATGCGGTAGCCGGGGATGTAACGATTATGGAAAGCAAACATGACTATGCCGATTTTACTCAACCTTACACAGAGTCAGGTTTGGAGATGATTGTACCTGTACGCTCCCGATTATCAAACCACCCATGGTTGTTCATGAAGCCTTTTACTGCACAAATGTGGTGGTTAATAGCAGCAATAACTCTTTATAATGGCTTTGTCATTTGGCTGATTGAAAGGACTTACTGTGATTATCTTCAAGGCTCAGTCATAAACCAAATTGGCATCGTTATTTGGCTTGCCTTTACGACACTCTTTACATTGAGAg GGGACAAGCTGCATAGCAATTTGTCAAGAATGGCAGTGGTGATGTGGCTCTTTGTGGCACTGATCATCACACAGAGCTATACGGCTAGCTTAGCGAGCATGCTCACAGCTCAAAGGCTTGAACCAACTATAACCAGCGTTGAGGTGCTAAGAAACATGAATGCAACTGTGGGCTATTGCAATGGTTCATTAGTCAATCACTACTTGAAGGATGTTCTCGGTTTCAAGAGCTTCAAAGTCAAGAGCTATAACTCAACTCAGAGATACGCTGAGGGCCTAAACAGTGGTGAAATCGCTGCCATGTTTCTAGAAGTTCCGGCAGCCAAAGTTTTTCTAGCTCAATACTGCAAAAGCTTTATCAGAACTGGAGAAACATTCAAAGTTGGAGGTTTTGGATTC GCATTTCCTAAGAGATTTACATGGCTTTCTGAGGCAAACAAAGCGCTAATGAATGTATCAGAAAGCGGGAGGCTCAAAACACTCGAGGACGCTTATCTTATATCTGAGAAATGTGAGGATGAAGAATCGTTTCCTAATGAAGACGAGAGTCTTAGCCCTCGAAGCTTTAAAGTACTATTAGCGTTGACAGGAGGGTCATCAACGGTTGCTGTTGTCACTTATATCATCATGAGCATCAAAGAATTCAAAGCATCTAATCCACAACTCACAGGTTTCACACTAATATCAGAATTCATAATAGACCAAATGAGAAAATCATCTGGTGTAACTGTCAATGCAGAAAGCAACACAGACCGTTCCGATGTGACCAGTCAATGGTCACCAGTTCATGTGAATCATctgtaa
- the LOC122595822 gene encoding ras-related protein RABA1f, translating into MAAYRGDDDYDYLFKVVLIGDSGVGKSNLLSRFTRNEFSLESKSTIGVEFATRSIRVDDKVIKAQIWDTAGQERYRAITSAYYRGAVGALLVYDTTRHVTFENVARWLKELRDHSDSNIVIMLVGNKADLRHLRAVSTEDAKAYAEKENTYFMETSALESLNVENAFTEVLTQIYHVVSRKALDIGNDAGELPKGQTINVGSKDDVSAMKKVGCCST; encoded by the exons ATGGCAGCATATAGAGGAGATGATGATTACGATTATTTGTTCAAAGTGGTATTGATCGGGGATTCAGGCGTCGGGAAATCGAATTTGTTATCACGATTCACTCGTAATGAGTTCAGTCTCGAATCTAAATCAACAATTGGTGTTGAATTTGCTACTAGAAGTATTCGTGTTGATGATAAAGTCATCAAAGCTCAGATTTGGGATACTGCTGGTCAAGAAAG GTACCGTGCAATCACAAGTGCATACTATAGAGGAGCTGTTGGTGCATTACTCGTCTATGACACAACACGCCATGTCACCTTTGAGAACGTTGCGAGATGGTTGAAAGAGCTCAGAGACCACAGTGACTCGAACATTGTGATAATGCTAGTAGGAAACAAGGCAGACTTGCGTCACTTACGTGCAGTTTCCACTGAGGATGCAAAGGCTTATGCTGAAAAGGAAAACACTTATTTTATGGAGACATCAGCTCTGGAGTCCCTAAATGTTGAAAATGCTTTCACTGAGGTTCTTACCCAAATCTACCACGTGGTTAGCCGAAAAGCACTTGACATTGGGAACGATGCTGGAGAATTGCCTAAAGGTCAAACCATTAATGTCGGGTCAAAAGATGATGTTTCTGCAATGAAGAAAGTTGGTTGCTGTTCTACTTGA